ACAACGCTATTTTTAATCACATACTGGTCAATGGAAATTTTAAATGACATGAAAGTTATAGCTCCTAAAACCATACCTACTGCCATGGGTAAAATGACTGACAAAACTTCAAATTTCATGATGTTATTAAATAATACAGCATACATCACGTAACCAATTGTTGAATAAGTGAGCGCCCTAAATCCTTTTGAAAAATTATGAAGGTGATTGACTTGTGCATTAGCATCATCTTGTTTACTAGAAAAGTAAAAACCAACAATCAGAAGTAATAGTGCTAGACTTCCTACTACAAATTGCATAGGTCTTGTCCATTCATGAAAAACGAGGACACCAATCAAACTTCCCAGAACAAGTTGAGAGCCACTTGACAAAGGATTGGCAACGGAGACTCCCATGTATTGCATGGCATGAAATTGACCAGTTTGACCAATTGACCAGATAAAACCACCCAATATTCCAAAAAGCCAAAGTTGCAGTGTCATCTCAGGTCTAACAATTAACCAAACAGCTAATGAAAATAATAAAGCCCCAAAAGTCATTCCTAGAGTTTGTTGCGAAGGTTTTCCTCCAATTTTGTTACTAACAAATCCAATGCTTCCCCATGTAAACATGGGAATAAGTGCATAAAAAATACCTTCCAAAATGTTATCTCCTTTATAGTAAATCTTTAAAGATTATAATAATTCCATCATAAAATGGTTTCATGTAAAGACTAATTATAGCTTATTTACTAAGAAAAAACAATAAAAGTTATCCGAAAATTGTTATTATATTTTATCATTTTTTAATATAAAAAAGAGCTGGCACAATATGTCAGCCCTTAAAGTTACTAAATTAAATTATCAGTGCACAGAATAGTTTGGTGCTTCATTTGTGATTTGGACATCATGTGGATGACTTTCAATCAAGCCTGCACCTGACATTTCAACAAATTGAGCATTTTCATGTAATTCTTGAATGTCACCTGCGCCAACATAGCCCATACCTGAGCGGATACCACCTAACATTTGGAAGACAATATCTGAAGCAGCTCCTTTATAAGCAACACGGCCTTCAATACCTTCTGGAACTAGCTTATTAGCTTCATTGACGGAACCTTGGAAGTAACGATCGCTTGATCCTTTCTTCATAGCTGCAATGGAACCCATTCCACGATAAGTTTTGAACTTACGGCCTTGGTAGATTTCAGTTTCACCTGGAGCTTCATCAGTACCTGCAAACATTGATCCAAGCATAACAGCATTACCGCCGGCTGCAAGAGCCTTAACAATATCGCCAGAATACTTGATACCACCATCAGCAATAATCGTTTTGCCATATTCACGAGCAACAGCAGCAGCATCGTAAATAGCAGTCACTTGAGGAAC
The genomic region above belongs to Streptococcus pyogenes and contains:
- a CDS encoding GRP family sugar transporter is translated as MEGIFYALIPMFTWGSIGFVSNKIGGKPSQQTLGMTFGALLFSLAVWLIVRPEMTLQLWLFGILGGFIWSIGQTGQFHAMQYMGVSVANPLSSGSQLVLGSLIGVLVFHEWTRPMQFVVGSLALLLLIVGFYFSSKQDDANAQVNHLHNFSKGFRALTYSTIGYVMYAVLFNNIMKFEVLSVILPMAVGMVLGAITFMSFKISIDQYVIKNSVVGLLWGIGNIFMLLAASKAGLAIAFSFSQLGAIISIVGGILFLGETKTKKEMRWVVTGIICFIVGAILLGVVKS